In one window of Streptomyces griseus subsp. griseus DNA:
- a CDS encoding keywimysin-related RiPP, which produces MKQQKKAYVKPSLFKQGDFSKKTAGYFYGSYKEYWVRRII; this is translated from the coding sequence ATGAAGCAGCAGAAGAAGGCCTACGTGAAGCCGTCGCTGTTCAAGCAGGGCGACTTCTCGAAGAAGACCGCCGGTTACTTCTACGGCTCGTACAAGGAGTACTGGGTCCGGCGCATCATCTGA